TGGTGATTTTTGTTTCATTTTTGAGAGCTTCTTCGAAGGTTTCCAATGGCGATGTGTAGATGCATTGAGGATGAGAAATGGAAGCAAGGTCGATCTGAGAGTTTCTATCCACCAGATAGTTGAACATCTTCATAGCCTGTTCGATTTTTTCTATTGCTTTGCCTCTCATCCATTTGGCAAACCCGAGATAGGGGGTGGATTCGAACCAGGCCGCCATACCTAGGTATATATAGGCAGCTTCGAACTCGTTTTTTATCCGATCGTTTATAGATATTCTTATAATTTCTTTGATTTTCATATATTCCTGATTCTTTGTCACTTTCTACTTTTCAACGGCATGGCAATTTTTTTCAATGGCTTTGTGAATTTTTTAAATTTCGAAAACAAAAGGATTTTGGTAGCCGGTGTGGCTAATCGGAAGAGCATTGCTTGGGTTGTGGCTTCGAAACTAAAGTCTGCCGGTGCAAATGTTATTTTTAGTATCCGGTCCAAGGCGAGATTGGAAGCGCTGGGGAGCCTAATGGATGGCGAAGAAGTATATATATGTGATGTGGAAAGGGAAGAGGATATTCTGAAGCTGGGAGAAGATATCAGGCGAAGTGGTGAAAAAATTGATGGTTTTTTCCATTCCATAGCCTTTGCAAATTATTCTGCTGGCATGGGTAAATTTCACGACACTTCGAGGAAAGATTTTTTGCAGGCAATGATCATATCATGTTTTTCTTTGGTGGAGATGTCTAGGCTATTGAAGCCAATGTTTTCAGAAGAGGCTTCGGTGGTTACCATGGGCATATCATCACAGGTTACGGCTGAAAGCTATGGTTATATGGCACCAATCAAGGCAGCCTTGGACAGTAGTGTAAGGTTTTTGGCAAAGTCATTCAGTGCAGATACGAAGGTCAGATTTAATTGCGTTAAAGCCGGGCCGTTGAAAACCAGCGCATCGGCAGGAATTCCAGGATATATAGATAATTACTTGTACGCTGAAAAGATGACATTTAGAAAAAAAGCAGTCCGCACAGATGAAGTGGCCAATGTGGTGCTTTTTCTTTTGAGCCATAGTTCCAGCGGAATCAATGGCCAAGGTATTGTGGTAAATGCTGGTATGGATATTAATTATTTTGATAGGAAACTTATCAACGCTGTTGTCAATGCGTCCAATGACTAAAATATTTATAAAAAAGTAAAATTTTTTTATTGTGTAGCTAAGATTTCTTGTCATAAATATTAGAAATGGTTAGGTCGATGGCAAACGGTTATAATCGACAAAAAGAGGAAAGATGGTGTTTTGCTTAAATATTTGCTTGATATTAAGGTTATTAATCTTTCGTGTAATTAATTTATTAAATTTATAAAATAAGTGTATAAAAATATAATAAGTTTATGAGTAAAAATGATATCCAAGAAGAACAGAAAGTTCAGATAATGCAAAAAAAAGATCAGGATATATTACCTAAAATATTATCTAAAAATGAAGGTGAAAAGCGGAGGCGTGGGAGACCAAGAAAAATTCAAAATGTACCTAATGCTTTAGAAAATTCAGGTGATGTCAGATA
This window of the Puniceicoccales bacterium genome carries:
- a CDS encoding ferritin, which produces MTKNQEYMKIKEIIRISINDRIKNEFEAAYIYLGMAAWFESTPYLGFAKWMRGKAIEKIEQAMKMFNYLVDRNSQIDLASISHPQCIYTSPLETFEEALKNETKITTSIHNLYTLTLKEHDYESQEMLLWFIKEQTEEERIITDIIDKIKSINNRPENMLIVDCIVGEMAEKKIIRKK
- a CDS encoding SDR family oxidoreductase; the encoded protein is MAIFFNGFVNFLNFENKRILVAGVANRKSIAWVVASKLKSAGANVIFSIRSKARLEALGSLMDGEEVYICDVEREEDILKLGEDIRRSGEKIDGFFHSIAFANYSAGMGKFHDTSRKDFLQAMIISCFSLVEMSRLLKPMFSEEASVVTMGISSQVTAESYGYMAPIKAALDSSVRFLAKSFSADTKVRFNCVKAGPLKTSASAGIPGYIDNYLYAEKMTFRKKAVRTDEVANVVLFLLSHSSSGINGQGIVVNAGMDINYFDRKLINAVVNASND